The Candidatus Eisenbacteria bacterium sequence GTGGAATCTGGTCTCGAAACTGCCACCCGGGGTTCGCGCCCGCGGCCTCGTCGCCTACTCCTCGGGCAACCACGCGCAGGCGGTGGCGCTCGTCGCGCGCGAGCTGAACGTGCCCGCGACTATCGTCATGCCGAGCACCGCGCCGCGCGTCAAGCTCGAGGCGGTGCGCGAGTACGGCGCCGAGGTCGTCCACCACGACCTGCTGGGTGAGCGGCGCGAAGCGCTGGCCGAGCGACTCGCGCACGAGGGCGGCCGCACGCTCGTGCCGCCCTTCGACCATCCCGACATCCTTCTCGGACAGGGCACGGCCGCCGCGGAGCTGTTCGAGGACGCCGGTCCGCTCGACCTGCTCCTCGTGCCGCTCGGCGGCGGCGGGCTGCTGTCGGGCAGCGCGCTCGCCGCACGGCTGCTCGCGCCGGACTGCCGGGTGATCGGCGTCGAGCCCGCAGCGGGCGACGACGGGGCGCGCAGCTTCCGCAGCGGCGCGCTCGAGCGCGCCCGCGAACCCGTCGAGACGATCGCCGATGGCGCGCGCACGCCGAGTCTTTCGAAGCTGACGCTGGCGCTGGTGCGCCGCTACGCGCACGACGTGGTGACGGTGACCGACGCCGAGCTGCTCGCGGCGCTGCGGCCGCTCTGGGAGCGGCTCAAGCTCGTCGTCGAGCCGACCGGCGCGCTCGGTTTCGCCGCCGCGACCGCCGGCCGCTTGGATGTGGCCGGGAGGCGTGTGGGCGTCCTGCTCTCGGGCGGCAACGCGGACGTTGCCGCTGTCGCGGAAGCCCTGACAGCATAGAATGACCGCCCCGCGTTGCGGGGGCGAGGCCGCGCCGGTGGGATGACGTGCCGGGCGGGCATCTACATCTGCCGGATCGAACAGCCGGGGAGGAGGGCGGCGTGTCGCTTCGCCTTCATCCGCTGATCAGGGTTGTGCTCCTCATGGTCGCCTTGGTCTGCTGCTCGCTCGGCGGGGGCGCGACGGCTCAGGCGCAGGATTCGGGCAAACTCGTGGTTGTGCATCCCAACGGTCAGGACTTTCCGCGAATTGTCGACCTGTTCGGCGGGTACTCAGTGCTTGCCTGGCGAGGGCAGCCCGGGACGTCGAGCCAAGTGATTTGTGTAACGCTGCTGGACTCGAATGGAGTTCGAGCCCCGGGCTGGTCTGAGGGTGGTCAACGAGTCAGTCCAGATGGCTTTGGCGTGTTCGAGCCGTATATTGTCCGGACTTCGGACGACGCAGCCGCAATCGTGTGGATGGATCGGTCGTCTGGAACCCCGGACGCCTACGTTGCGTGGATTGCTCGTACGGCAGGCGCCATTCCGACACCTGAGCTTGTAGCGATCGACACCGTGACTTCGAGGCACAGCTCCCAACAGGTCTTCGATGCAGTTCGAGCGGACCCCAACCATGCGATCGTGGCGTTGTCAGAGAGCTCTTTTGAGCCAACACGCACGCTGCTCAAGTCGATCGCTCGGCCAGGCGCTCCGCCTACGGCCTGGCCGTCGGCCGGCGCCACTCTTGCAGACACGGTTGAGATGTTTCCAGAAGCGCTGGAACCGGACGACTCGGGTGGGTGCTTTGTGCTGACCCAGTCGTTCCACTCCTGTCCGAACTGGCAGTTGGGGGACCCGCCCTGCCCGATCGATCTCAAGGTGCATCACCTGCTCGCGGACGGCTCGCAGGATCCTGCCTGGCCGCCGGGGGGCTTCCTGCTCACGGACCATGCCGGGTGGGATTTTCATGGGTGGGTGGTCTCGGACCGGTTTGGCGGTGCGTACGCAGCCTGGTACGACACGACGTCGGATACGTTGCGGATTCGCGCCCAGCACCTGGGGCCGAACGGCCAGCCGTACGCAGGTTGGGCCGCCGACGGAAAGGAACTGGCGGCGGCCACCGGGTCGCAGATCCGCTACGTCCTGGATCTCGACGCGACCAGCACGGGTGCGCTCGTCGCGACGCTCGAGCTCAACTGGGAGCCGTACCTGGTCGCGCTGGCGCCCGACGGCACGACCTTGCCAGGCTGGCCAGCGGAGAAGCGACTCATTCCTCCGCTCACGTTTCCCGATGACATGTTCTCTTCCAACTACAACACGGCGCTGACTCCCCAGGATTGGATCGTCGTCGTATGGGAGACGTTTACTTCGTACACGGGGGTCAACATCTGGGGAACGGCTGTGGATTCCGATGGCCGGACACTTCCGGGATGGCCCACCGCGGTCCGGGCGATCTGTACGGCGCCAGGCGCGCAGGCCCGACCGTATCTGGCTCTGGATGCGGACGGCCAGACCTTCAAGGTGGTCTGGGAGGACACTCGGCTGGGGCCGAACATCGGTGAAGCCATCTACTACGACCGCTTCTGGCTCACCGACGGCACCGTACCGACTGCCTGGTCCGTGAGGCTGCTGGGGGCTCGCTTCGACGGGCGGGCCCTGCGCGCCTCGTGGCGTGTCTCCGGCGGAGACCTCGATTCGGTGGTTGCGCTCCGTTCCGTGGACGGGGGAACCTTCGGGACCATTTCTCGGCCACTGCGGGCGGGGGCCGAGGAGCTCGCCCTTCAGGACTCGCTTCCGCCGAGCTTCGCCAGCGCCCGCTACGTCCTCGCGGCCAGCGAGTCGTCTGCGCTCAGAGCGATTTCCGATACGCTGGAGATTCGTGCACGGTCGGAGACGGGGCGCCTGCGGCTCCGGTGTGCGGCGATTCAGCGCGGCGCCGCCCTCAGCTTCCAGGTCGACCTCGATCGTGACATGGAGGAGGGCAGAGTGGAGGTGTTCGATGTGACGGGCCGGCGGGTGCTCGAGCGCCGTCTCGGGATGCTCGCGGCGGGCTCGCATCCCGTGGTGCTGGATCTGGGCTCCGAGCCGAGCGGGCTCTACTATGTTCGCGTGAGCGGACCCGGCGGCTCCCGAGCGACCTCCGGCGTGGCGAGGATTCGCTGACGGAAACTTCCGACGCCCCCGGCGGCAACGCCGACCTCGTCGCGATCGCCGCCGCGCTCGCGCGGGGCTAGATCCCCTCGATCCCCGCCTCGCGCAGCGCGTCGCGCAGGTCTTCCTCGGGGTGCACGCCGAGCAGCGAGCGGACGATCCTGCCGTCGCGGCCGACGATCACCGTGAGCGGAATGGACTGCGCTCCGTAGGCCGCGCCGACCTTGCCGTCGGCGTCCATCAGCACCGGCACCACGATGTTCTGCTTCTGCACGTAGGCGCGGACGGTCGCGGGCGGCTCGTGCAGGTTGACGGCGTAGAAGCGCACGTCCTTGCCCGCGGTCTCCTTCTCGAGCTTGGCCACGATCGGCATCCAGCGCCGGCACGGCCCGCACCAGGTCGCCCAGAAGTCAAGGACGACGACCTTGCCGCGGTTCTGGGCCAGCGAAACCTTGCCGCCCTTGCCGTCGAGCACCGAGAGCGAGAAGTCGGCGGCGGCCTTGCCCGCGTCATCCGGGTCGTTCGAGGCGCCGATCCGGCGCACGCGCTTGAGATCGGAAGGCGTCGTCAGGCGGAAGAACGAATCGGCCACCGCGCGGCCCGTCTCGGCGAGGGTGAAACGCATGTCCTGAATCTGGCGGACCTCGCCGACCTGCGGGTGCGTGAGGTCGGTCGTCAGCGAGTCGCGCAGCAGCAGCTCGCGCACCGGGTCGATCCACAGCACGCGCGGCAGCACGCGCACGCCGGGCCGGGTGCTGTCGGGCGCGTAAGTGACTTCGACCCGACGGACCTCGACCGCTCCCGCGTCGGTGCGCACGGTGTCGCGCCCCAGCATGCGGGCGCTCGTGATGTCGCCGCCCAGTCCGGCGGCGATGGCGAGCGCGCCGTCGAACGAACGCGCCATCGGATCGAGTTCCGCCGCGCGCGAGAAGTCGGGCGCCTTGCTCACGGAGTACTGGCCGAGGCCGGGAGCCGAGATCATCAGCGACTCGCCGTCGGCGACGACGCGCGACGGCATCATCGGGTTGCGGACGTCGTTCAGCAGCCGCGACGGGCGCACGGCGGCGTAGCGGAAGGGCATCTCGAGCGACTGCGCCTGCGGCAGCCGGGGGCCGGTGGCGCTCGCGTGTACGACGCCCTCGAAGCGGTAACGTTCCAGCCGCGGGTAGTGCGCGGCCACCGAGTCCACGAGCGCGCGGGCGTCGTCGGCGGTGGCCGTCGGAGCGCAGGCAGGAACCAGCGCGGACGAAACGAGCAGAAGCGCGAGCAGCGTGGGCGCGAAACGACGGATCATCGCGGGTTCTCCAGCGGATGGGGGAGCGCGGTGAAGGCGCCGGCGAGCCGCTCGAGCCCCGCATCGGGGTCGGAGCCCAGGTCCACGCGCAGCACGCGCCGGCCGTGCTTCTCGAGCACCTCGAAGTCGCCGGCGGCCTGCGCGGTGCGCAGCGTGCCGAAGCCGTAGCGCTCGTCCGGAATCGGCAGGTCGCCCTCGTCGGCGGTCACCTGCAGGAAGACGCCGGTGTTCGGGCCGCCCTTGTGGAGCTGGCCGGTCGAGTGCTGGAAGCGCGGGCCGTAGCCCAGCGTCGCCGCGACCTTCGCGCGCTCGCGCACGGCCTGGCGGAT is a genomic window containing:
- a CDS encoding pyridoxal-phosphate dependent enzyme is translated as MGSYAVEHGVPSHEDLAARFAQARVRLAAVAHRTPVASSRSLDARFGARFSFKCENLQRAGAFKFRGAWNLVSKLPPGVRARGLVAYSSGNHAQAVALVARELNVPATIVMPSTAPRVKLEAVREYGAEVVHHDLLGERREALAERLAHEGGRTLVPPFDHPDILLGQGTAAAELFEDAGPLDLLLVPLGGGGLLSGSALAARLLAPDCRVIGVEPAAGDDGARSFRSGALERAREPVETIADGARTPSLSKLTLALVRRYAHDVVTVTDAELLAALRPLWERLKLVVEPTGALGFAAATAGRLDVAGRRVGVLLSGGNADVAAVAEALTA
- a CDS encoding redoxin family protein, which encodes MIRRFAPTLLALLLVSSALVPACAPTATADDARALVDSVAAHYPRLERYRFEGVVHASATGPRLPQAQSLEMPFRYAAVRPSRLLNDVRNPMMPSRVVADGESLMISAPGLGQYSVSKAPDFSRAAELDPMARSFDGALAIAAGLGGDITSARMLGRDTVRTDAGAVEVRRVEVTYAPDSTRPGVRVLPRVLWIDPVRELLLRDSLTTDLTHPQVGEVRQIQDMRFTLAETGRAVADSFFRLTTPSDLKRVRRIGASNDPDDAGKAAADFSLSVLDGKGGKVSLAQNRGKVVVLDFWATWCGPCRRWMPIVAKLEKETAGKDVRFYAVNLHEPPATVRAYVQKQNIVVPVLMDADGKVGAAYGAQSIPLTVIVGRDGRIVRSLLGVHPEEDLRDALREAGIEGI